Proteins from one Mucilaginibacter jinjuensis genomic window:
- the preA gene encoding NAD-dependent dihydropyrimidine dehydrogenase subunit PreA, translated as MADISSNFLGIKSPNPFWLASAPPTDKKLNVLRAFEAGWGGVVWKTLGTQVKNVSSRYSAVDYHGSRVMGFNNIELISDRPLDINLREIKEVLKEFPDRALVISLMADNSRESWHELTKKMQDTGAHGLELNFGCPHGMTERGMGAAVGQDPEIARMVVEWVMEIAEIPVITKLTPNVHSVVPTGLASVQAGTNALSLINTIQSVTGIDLDTFVPNPNVAGKSAFGGYCGPAVKPIALKMLATIAQNETTRRVPISGIGGISTWKDAVEFMLLGASNVQVCTAAMKHGFRIVEDMCEGLNYWMEDKGFKTLDDFIGKSVPALTNWEDLDINYHIVANINQDKCIHCGLCYIACEDTSHQSIALDYGKPYNKYTIKEEECVGCNLCKLVCPVDRCITMVEQRKGDEYLNWKDFQRLGLPLNDH; from the coding sequence ATGGCAGATATATCATCAAACTTTTTAGGTATTAAATCGCCCAATCCGTTTTGGTTAGCGAGTGCACCACCGACCGATAAAAAGCTCAATGTATTACGCGCTTTCGAAGCCGGTTGGGGAGGTGTGGTTTGGAAAACGCTGGGCACGCAGGTAAAAAATGTGTCGTCACGTTATTCGGCAGTCGATTATCATGGCAGCCGGGTGATGGGGTTCAATAATATCGAGCTGATCTCTGACCGGCCTCTGGATATCAATCTCCGCGAGATTAAAGAAGTTTTAAAAGAATTCCCCGACAGGGCACTGGTGATTTCTTTAATGGCCGATAACAGTCGCGAGAGCTGGCACGAGTTGACTAAAAAGATGCAGGATACAGGTGCGCATGGCCTCGAACTCAATTTTGGCTGCCCGCACGGGATGACCGAGCGCGGCATGGGCGCAGCCGTAGGCCAAGATCCCGAGATTGCCCGTATGGTGGTAGAGTGGGTTATGGAGATTGCGGAAATTCCGGTAATTACCAAGTTGACCCCTAATGTACACTCTGTAGTGCCAACAGGTTTGGCTTCGGTACAGGCTGGTACTAATGCTTTATCTTTGATTAATACTATACAATCAGTTACAGGTATCGATCTGGATACCTTTGTGCCCAATCCTAATGTGGCCGGTAAATCTGCATTTGGCGGTTACTGCGGTCCGGCGGTTAAACCCATTGCTTTGAAAATGCTGGCGACTATTGCGCAGAACGAAACTACGCGACGGGTACCCATATCTGGCATAGGCGGCATCAGTACCTGGAAAGATGCGGTTGAGTTTATGCTCCTTGGCGCATCAAACGTGCAGGTTTGTACAGCGGCTATGAAACATGGTTTCCGGATTGTGGAGGATATGTGCGAAGGTTTGAACTACTGGATGGAAGATAAAGGCTTTAAAACGTTGGATGATTTCATCGGCAAATCTGTACCTGCCTTAACCAATTGGGAAGATCTCGATATTAATTATCACATTGTTGCCAATATTAACCAGGATAAGTGTATCCATTGCGGGCTGTGTTATATTGCCTGTGAGGATACCTCGCACCAATCCATCGCGCTCGATTATGGCAAGCCTTATAATAAATACACGATTAAAGAAGAAGAATGCGTAGGCTGTAACCTTTGCAAACTGGTTTGCCCGGTTGATAGATGTATTACCATGGTTGAACAACGCAAAGGCGACGAATACCTGAACTGGAAAGATTTCCAGCGCTTAGGCCTTCCGCTTAACGATCATTAA
- a CDS encoding nitrilase-related carbon-nitrogen hydrolase, producing the protein MPRIIKSGLIQMSLPKTEGEGTIKEIMDAMIQKHIPYIERAGEAGVQILCLQEIFTTPYFCPGQDAKWYASAEAVPGPTTDLMAEYAKKYNMVIIVPIYEKEQAGVLYNTAAVIDADGTYLGKYRKNHIPHTNGFWEKFFFKPGNLGYPVFQTKYAKIGVYICYDRHFPDGARCLGLNGAEIVYNPSATVAGLSQYLWKLEQPAHAAANGYFMGCINRVGEEKPWNLGKFYGTSYFVDPRGQIFAQASEDNDELLISEFDLDMIDEVRSTWQFFRDRRPETYGKLTEL; encoded by the coding sequence ATGCCAAGAATCATTAAATCGGGATTAATACAAATGAGCCTGCCCAAAACCGAGGGCGAGGGAACGATCAAAGAGATTATGGATGCTATGATCCAAAAGCATATTCCATACATCGAGCGGGCTGGTGAAGCCGGTGTACAGATCTTATGCTTGCAGGAGATTTTTACCACGCCGTATTTCTGCCCCGGTCAGGATGCCAAATGGTATGCCTCTGCCGAAGCCGTTCCCGGCCCGACTACCGATTTAATGGCCGAGTATGCCAAAAAGTATAACATGGTGATTATTGTGCCCATCTATGAAAAAGAGCAGGCTGGCGTGTTGTATAACACCGCTGCTGTAATTGATGCTGATGGTACTTATCTGGGTAAGTACCGCAAAAACCATATCCCGCATACCAACGGTTTCTGGGAGAAATTCTTCTTCAAGCCAGGCAACTTAGGCTATCCGGTTTTTCAGACCAAATACGCCAAAATTGGGGTTTACATTTGTTATGATCGTCATTTCCCAGATGGCGCGCGATGTTTGGGTTTGAATGGTGCAGAGATCGTCTATAATCCATCGGCAACGGTAGCCGGTTTATCGCAATATCTGTGGAAATTAGAGCAACCAGCACATGCCGCTGCTAATGGTTATTTTATGGGCTGCATTAACCGGGTGGGTGAGGAGAAACCCTGGAATCTGGGCAAATTCTACGGAACATCATACTTTGTTGATCCTCGCGGACAAATTTTCGCGCAGGCATCAGAAGATAATGATGAATTACTGATCTCTGAATTTGATCTCGATATGATTGACGAGGTGCGCAGCACCTGGCAGTTCTTCCGCGACCGCCGCCCTGAAACTTATGGTAAGCTGACTGAACTTTAA
- a CDS encoding GMC family oxidoreductase, translating into MSDLQIKKSSATYDVVIVGSGAGGGMAGYVLANAGVKVLMLEAGVYFDPQKDSQQLKFPWESPRRGAGTTRPFGDFDAAYGGWQLEGEPYTTKDNTEFQWFRSRMLGGKTNHWGRISLRMGPHDFKCKDGLTDDWPITYDEVKPYYDKVDRLIGIYGSKEGLENEPDGIFMAPPKPRLNELFIKKGAQKAGVTVIPGRGAVLTEALPGNKDRSPCFYCGQCGRSCKIYGDFSASSCLVIPAIKTGNLKVITNAMVREVITNAEGVATGVSYVNKVDMQEYQVNAKTVILGASAAESARILLNSRSAAHPGGLANSSGVVGRYIHDSTGSSAGGFLPQLLDRKRYNEDGAGSVHIYSPWWLDNKKLDFPRGYHIEYGGGLHMPSYGFANGIQNMNGLVPGRDGKMKEAGGYGVGLKDDYRRFFGAQFGMAGRGTAIARYDNYCEIDPEVVDKYGIPVLRFHYKWSNEEIKQAKHMQETFQEIMHNMGAIYGGPQGPETNYGLEAPGKIIHEVGTVRMGDDPKKSALNKWCQAHDCKNLFVVDAAPFVQQGDKNATWTILALSMRTAEYILQERKKLNV; encoded by the coding sequence ATGAGTGATTTACAAATCAAAAAATCATCGGCCACGTATGATGTGGTAATTGTAGGTTCGGGCGCAGGTGGGGGTATGGCAGGTTACGTTTTGGCAAATGCAGGCGTAAAAGTGCTGATGCTCGAAGCAGGCGTTTATTTCGATCCGCAAAAAGATTCACAACAATTAAAATTCCCATGGGAATCGCCCCGTCGCGGTGCAGGTACAACCCGTCCCTTTGGCGATTTTGATGCTGCCTATGGTGGCTGGCAGCTGGAGGGCGAACCTTATACCACTAAAGATAATACCGAATTTCAATGGTTCCGCTCGCGGATGCTGGGCGGCAAAACCAACCACTGGGGCCGTATTTCTCTACGGATGGGCCCGCACGATTTTAAATGTAAGGATGGCCTTACCGACGACTGGCCAATTACCTATGATGAAGTAAAACCCTATTACGATAAAGTAGACCGCCTGATTGGGATCTACGGCAGTAAAGAAGGCCTCGAGAATGAACCTGACGGTATCTTTATGGCCCCGCCTAAACCGAGGTTAAATGAGCTATTCATAAAAAAAGGTGCACAAAAAGCAGGTGTTACAGTAATACCCGGCCGTGGTGCGGTGCTTACCGAAGCCTTGCCTGGCAATAAAGACCGCTCGCCTTGCTTTTATTGCGGGCAGTGCGGCCGTAGCTGTAAAATTTATGGCGATTTCTCGGCTTCATCATGTCTGGTGATCCCTGCCATTAAAACCGGCAACTTAAAAGTGATTACCAACGCCATGGTACGCGAAGTAATTACCAATGCCGAGGGTGTAGCCACCGGCGTATCGTACGTTAACAAGGTTGATATGCAGGAGTACCAGGTTAATGCCAAAACGGTGATATTAGGAGCAAGCGCGGCCGAATCTGCAAGGATTCTACTTAATTCACGCTCAGCAGCGCATCCCGGTGGTTTAGCCAATAGTAGCGGGGTAGTGGGTAGGTATATCCATGATTCTACAGGATCAAGTGCTGGTGGTTTTCTGCCGCAATTGCTTGATCGTAAACGTTATAATGAAGATGGTGCAGGCAGTGTGCACATCTACTCGCCCTGGTGGCTGGATAATAAAAAACTGGACTTTCCTCGTGGTTACCATATTGAATATGGCGGCGGCCTGCACATGCCATCTTATGGTTTTGCCAACGGTATCCAGAATATGAATGGGCTGGTACCCGGCCGTGATGGTAAAATGAAAGAGGCGGGAGGTTATGGTGTTGGTTTGAAGGACGATTACCGCCGTTTCTTTGGTGCTCAATTCGGTATGGCCGGACGTGGCACAGCCATAGCCCGTTACGACAATTATTGCGAAATAGACCCGGAGGTGGTTGATAAATACGGTATCCCGGTGTTGCGTTTCCATTACAAATGGAGTAACGAAGAGATTAAACAGGCCAAACACATGCAGGAAACCTTCCAGGAGATTATGCATAACATGGGGGCTATATATGGCGGTCCGCAAGGCCCGGAGACCAATTATGGTTTAGAAGCCCCGGGTAAAATTATCCATGAGGTAGGCACGGTTCGCATGGGCGATGACCCTAAGAAATCAGCCCTTAACAAATGGTGCCAGGCGCACGATTGCAAGAATTTATTTGTGGTTGATGCCGCCCCATTTGTGCAACAAGGCGATAAAAACGCTACCTGGACCATCCTTGCGCTATCTATGCGCACAGCAGAATATATATTACAGGAAAGAAAGAAATTAAACGTTTAA
- a CDS encoding NAD(P)-dependent oxidoreductase, with translation MSITNFRLTTDEYDANFADIHPPFENLAAALVEANRCLFCYDAPCIKSCPTSIDVPKFIKQITTENIKGSAHTIFSSNIMGGGCSRVCPVEKLCEGACVYNLLEEKPIEIARLQRYSTDIAISHKWPLFKRKPSTGKRVAIVGAGPAGLSCAHVLSREGVDVTVYEKESKGGGLMTYGIAAYKVTPAFCEEEVDYILSIGGIEIKYNQTLGENISLAELQSNYDAVYLGIGVGLARQLNIPGEELEGVVDAISFIYDIRSKGFNQVKVGDRVAVIGMGMTAIDAATQAKRLGAKEVTMVYRRTEAEMPCTTVELDLAKLDGCKIIWLAAPKEITGENDHVSQLHCSTMVLGEPDASGRRSPIDAGETIVLNVDMVIKAAGQMPFEALVTSNNIDHQYGKMWVDANSGTSIPGVFAGGDCVNGGKEVVDAVQAGKDGAKGILNYLNVNQPVITNQY, from the coding sequence ATGTCCATTACCAACTTCCGGCTTACAACCGATGAGTACGATGCCAACTTTGCCGACATCCACCCGCCCTTCGAAAACCTGGCGGCGGCATTGGTAGAGGCTAATCGCTGCCTGTTTTGCTACGATGCGCCATGCATAAAATCGTGCCCAACGAGTATCGATGTGCCGAAATTCATTAAGCAGATTACTACCGAAAACATTAAAGGTTCGGCACATACCATTTTTTCATCCAATATTATGGGTGGAGGATGCTCACGCGTTTGCCCGGTAGAAAAACTGTGCGAAGGTGCCTGTGTGTACAATTTGCTGGAAGAAAAGCCGATTGAAATTGCACGCCTGCAAAGGTATTCGACAGATATAGCCATCAGCCATAAATGGCCTTTATTTAAACGGAAGCCATCAACAGGTAAACGGGTGGCGATAGTGGGAGCTGGTCCGGCGGGATTGTCTTGTGCACATGTGCTATCTCGTGAGGGCGTGGATGTTACTGTTTACGAGAAAGAAAGTAAAGGCGGCGGCTTAATGACTTATGGTATAGCTGCTTATAAAGTAACCCCCGCGTTTTGTGAGGAGGAGGTAGATTATATCCTTTCAATAGGAGGCATCGAAATTAAATACAATCAAACCTTAGGCGAAAACATAAGCTTAGCCGAACTGCAAAGTAATTACGATGCGGTTTACCTGGGCATTGGCGTGGGTTTAGCCCGTCAGCTCAATATTCCCGGCGAAGAATTGGAAGGTGTGGTAGATGCTATCAGCTTTATTTATGATATCCGTAGCAAAGGCTTTAATCAGGTTAAGGTAGGAGATAGGGTAGCGGTAATTGGAATGGGGATGACGGCCATTGATGCCGCCACGCAAGCCAAACGTTTAGGCGCAAAAGAAGTAACCATGGTTTATCGCCGCACCGAGGCCGAAATGCCTTGCACAACAGTCGAGCTGGATCTGGCCAAACTGGACGGCTGCAAAATTATCTGGCTGGCTGCCCCCAAAGAAATTACCGGCGAAAACGACCATGTAAGCCAACTGCATTGCAGCACGATGGTTTTAGGCGAACCCGATGCCAGCGGCCGACGATCGCCAATTGATGCGGGTGAAACTATTGTGTTGAATGTAGACATGGTGATTAAAGCCGCCGGACAAATGCCTTTTGAGGCTTTGGTTACCAGTAATAACATCGACCATCAATATGGCAAAATGTGGGTGGATGCCAATAGCGGCACCAGCATACCAGGCGTTTTTGCCGGTGGCGATTGTGTTAACGGCGGTAAGGAAGTTGTTGATGCTGTGCAGGCCGGTAAGGACGGCGCAAAGGGCATCCTCAACTATCTAAATGTAAACCAACCTGTAATTACTAACCAATACTAA
- a CDS encoding acyl-CoA carboxylase subunit beta gives MDYLINNLEKKLSDVKLGGGLKKIEAHQKKGKLTARERIDLLVDKNSEQLEVAAFAGDNMYTDEGGCPGGGVVTVIGKVAGRLCVIVSNDATVKAGAWFPITAKKILRAQEIAMDNQIPIIYLVDSAGVYLPMQDEVFPDKEHFGRIFRNNAKMSSMGIVQVSAIMGSCVAGGAYLPIMSDYAFIVEGTGSVFLAGSYLVKSSIGEEVDNETLGGASTHSEISGVTDNKYPDDASCLEAIRKVFDKLGHNNKAGFDRAEPESPKKNPEEIFSILPEDRTKPYDMVEIIKRLVDNSEFEQYKELYGQTLLCGLARIDGWAVGIVANQRKVVKSKKGEMQMGGVIYSDSADKAARFIMNCNQQKIPLVFLQDVSGFMVGSRSEHGGIIKDGAKMVSAMANSVVPKFTFIIGNSYGAGNYAMCGKAYDPRLIYSWVTGQMAVMSGASAGKTLLQIQEAALKAKGIEVDPAEEKVLLDKITAKYNEQLSPYYAAARLWVDGVINPLDTRKIISIGIDAANNAPITERYNVGVIQT, from the coding sequence ATGGATTATTTAATAAATAACCTCGAAAAAAAGTTAAGCGATGTTAAGCTTGGCGGTGGATTAAAAAAGATCGAAGCCCACCAAAAGAAAGGCAAGCTAACCGCCCGCGAACGAATTGATCTGCTTGTGGACAAAAACAGCGAACAACTGGAAGTTGCTGCCTTTGCCGGGGATAATATGTACACTGATGAAGGCGGCTGCCCGGGTGGCGGCGTTGTGACGGTGATAGGCAAAGTGGCAGGCAGATTATGTGTAATTGTATCAAACGATGCCACGGTCAAAGCGGGCGCCTGGTTCCCGATTACGGCCAAGAAAATACTGCGTGCGCAGGAGATTGCGATGGATAACCAGATCCCTATTATTTACCTCGTGGATAGTGCGGGAGTTTACTTGCCGATGCAGGATGAGGTTTTCCCGGATAAGGAGCATTTTGGTCGCATCTTCCGCAATAATGCTAAAATGTCGTCGATGGGGATTGTGCAGGTTTCGGCCATTATGGGAAGCTGTGTGGCAGGCGGGGCGTATTTGCCCATCATGTCTGATTATGCTTTTATTGTAGAAGGCACCGGCTCAGTTTTCCTGGCGGGATCATACCTCGTGAAATCATCTATCGGCGAAGAGGTTGATAACGAAACTTTAGGCGGAGCAAGTACCCATTCCGAAATTTCAGGTGTAACAGATAATAAATATCCTGACGATGCATCTTGCCTGGAGGCGATCAGAAAGGTGTTTGATAAATTAGGGCATAATAACAAAGCAGGCTTTGATCGTGCTGAACCGGAATCGCCTAAAAAGAATCCCGAAGAGATATTCTCCATACTTCCCGAAGACCGTACCAAACCTTACGATATGGTTGAGATAATCAAGCGCCTGGTTGATAATTCTGAATTTGAACAGTACAAAGAGCTTTACGGTCAGACTCTGTTATGCGGCCTGGCCCGTATTGATGGCTGGGCTGTGGGCATCGTGGCTAACCAACGCAAGGTGGTAAAATCGAAAAAAGGGGAGATGCAGATGGGTGGGGTGATCTACTCGGATTCGGCAGACAAGGCGGCGCGCTTTATTATGAACTGCAACCAGCAGAAAATCCCATTGGTGTTTTTGCAGGATGTTTCGGGTTTTATGGTAGGTAGCCGGTCAGAGCATGGAGGCATTATTAAAGACGGCGCTAAAATGGTTTCGGCCATGGCTAATTCGGTGGTGCCCAAGTTTACGTTCATTATCGGTAATTCTTATGGAGCGGGCAATTATGCCATGTGCGGCAAGGCTTATGATCCAAGGCTAATCTACTCCTGGGTTACCGGGCAGATGGCGGTAATGAGTGGTGCATCAGCAGGTAAAACCTTATTACAGATCCAGGAAGCAGCGTTAAAAGCCAAAGGCATAGAGGTTGATCCGGCAGAAGAAAAAGTTTTACTGGATAAGATCACTGCCAAATACAACGAACAATTAAGCCCTTATTACGCCGCAGCCCGGTTATGGGTTGATGGGGTTATTAACCCTCTTGATACCCGCAAAATTATCTCGATAGGTATCGATGCAGCTAATAATGCACCTATAACTGAGCGTTATAATGTAGGTGTGATACAAACATAA
- a CDS encoding gluconate 2-dehydrogenase subunit 3 family protein — protein MNRRDSIKALGLSTLSAGLLLEACKTGDNKTAEVAAEPAADEAGRQAFEIERDKKLLHAEKFFTPAEMLTITVLGDIIIPKDEKSGSASDVKVPDFIEFIVKDIPEHQTPMRGGLRWLDVQCLNRYGKVFTDCTHTQQIELVDMIAYPKKAKPEMAQGVAFFNRMRDLTASGFFTTKMGFHDIGYVGNAPNKWTGVPDDILKQYGMENV, from the coding sequence ATGAACAGACGTGACTCCATTAAAGCATTAGGCTTAAGCACCCTTTCGGCAGGATTATTATTAGAGGCCTGTAAAACTGGTGACAATAAAACAGCTGAAGTAGCAGCCGAACCCGCGGCAGATGAAGCCGGCCGCCAGGCTTTTGAAATAGAACGTGATAAGAAACTGCTTCACGCAGAAAAATTCTTCACCCCGGCAGAAATGCTGACCATAACCGTACTGGGCGATATTATTATCCCTAAGGATGAAAAATCGGGTAGCGCATCTGATGTCAAGGTGCCAGATTTTATTGAGTTTATTGTGAAAGATATACCTGAGCACCAAACGCCCATGCGCGGCGGCCTGCGCTGGCTCGATGTACAATGCCTGAACCGTTACGGCAAGGTGTTTACTGACTGTACCCACACCCAGCAAATTGAACTGGTAGATATGATTGCTTACCCCAAAAAGGCCAAGCCAGAAATGGCGCAGGGAGTAGCCTTCTTTAACCGCATGCGTGACTTAACCGCCTCAGGATTTTTTACCACCAAAATGGGATTTCACGACATAGGATACGTGGGTAACGCACCCAACAAATGGACCGGTGTTCCTGATGATATTTTGAAGCAATACGGTATGGAAAACGTATAA
- a CDS encoding enoyl-CoA hydratase-related protein, which translates to MYFSLMAIGKFARVKFNFIEVEEQGHLFKIILNRPDKRNAFTPTMVNELGYALSYAQQNNEIWCVVVEARGPVFCSGMDLNVFQNPELDQHNETLPQPKSLITIGDAFRMLNKPSIAKIQGAVMAGGFLLVGGCTFAVAVEEAEFSLPEVKRGIFPLQVISTLLNITSPKQAMQMCILAETFSAKKAQEVGIVSHVCTKETLDETCDQLVETILGHSPFAIGKGFEAFKALESLPEMARYMYLADQLAKIRASDDAQEGINAFKEKRKPVWKNS; encoded by the coding sequence ATGTATTTCTCATTAATGGCTATCGGCAAGTTTGCCCGGGTAAAATTCAATTTTATTGAGGTTGAAGAGCAGGGCCATCTATTTAAAATTATACTGAACCGCCCCGATAAGCGCAATGCTTTTACGCCAACTATGGTTAATGAGCTGGGGTATGCGCTATCTTATGCGCAACAGAACAATGAAATTTGGTGTGTTGTGGTAGAAGCCCGCGGACCGGTTTTTTGCTCGGGAATGGACTTGAACGTTTTCCAGAACCCCGAACTCGATCAACATAATGAAACTTTGCCCCAACCTAAAAGCCTGATCACCATTGGCGATGCCTTTCGGATGCTCAATAAACCATCCATCGCTAAAATACAAGGTGCCGTAATGGCCGGTGGTTTTTTGCTGGTTGGCGGTTGTACGTTTGCTGTTGCTGTTGAAGAGGCAGAATTTAGCCTGCCCGAAGTTAAGCGCGGCATCTTTCCGTTGCAGGTGATCTCAACCTTATTAAATATTACTTCGCCTAAGCAGGCTATGCAAATGTGTATCCTTGCCGAAACATTTTCGGCTAAAAAGGCGCAGGAGGTTGGTATTGTAAGCCATGTTTGTACTAAAGAAACATTGGATGAAACCTGTGATCAGCTGGTAGAAACAATCCTCGGCCATTCCCCATTTGCCATTGGCAAAGGGTTCGAAGCATTTAAAGCGTTGGAAAGCCTGCCCGAAATGGCACGTTACATGTACCTGGCCGATCAGTTAGCCAAGATTCGCGCGTCTGACGACGCGCAGGAAGGTATCAACGCATTTAAAGAAAAAAGAAAACCGGTCTGGAAAAATAGTTAG
- a CDS encoding acyl-CoA dehydrogenase family protein encodes MTTIETEIDEQLELIKHSAREFAENYIRPHVMEWDEAQIFPVDLFHKMGEHGFMGVLVPEAYGGSGLDYQAYITIIDEISQVCGSIGLSVAAHNSLCTNHLLTFGNEEQKKKYLPLLASGQWIGAWGLTETGTGSDAGGMSTTAVLDGDEWVINGSKNFITHAISGDVAVVIVRTGEKGNNHGMTAFIIEKGTPGFSAGKKENKLGMRASETACLFFDNCRVSKDNVLGEVGDGFVQSLKVLDGGRISIAALSLGIAKGAYHAAVRYAKGREQFGKPIAQFQAIGFKLADMAVKVEAAELMIRKAGVMKTHGEKVTSISAMAKYYASEICVEIANDCVQIHGGYGYTKDYPAEKYYRDAKLCTIGEGTSEIQKVVISREILNENY; translated from the coding sequence ATGACTACTATAGAAACTGAAATTGATGAGCAATTAGAGCTGATTAAACATAGCGCCAGAGAGTTTGCCGAAAACTATATCCGCCCGCATGTGATGGAGTGGGATGAGGCGCAGATATTCCCGGTGGACCTGTTCCACAAAATGGGTGAGCACGGCTTTATGGGTGTACTGGTACCCGAAGCTTACGGCGGTTCGGGATTGGATTACCAGGCGTACATTACCATTATCGATGAAATATCGCAGGTTTGCGGTTCAATCGGTTTATCAGTTGCGGCGCATAATTCGTTGTGTACCAATCACCTGTTAACTTTTGGTAACGAGGAGCAGAAGAAAAAATATCTGCCCTTACTGGCTTCTGGTCAGTGGATTGGTGCATGGGGTTTAACAGAAACCGGCACAGGATCTGACGCTGGCGGGATGAGCACTACCGCTGTTCTCGATGGGGATGAGTGGGTGATCAACGGTTCTAAAAACTTTATTACCCATGCCATTAGCGGAGATGTTGCCGTGGTGATTGTACGTACCGGCGAAAAAGGGAACAATCATGGGATGACAGCCTTCATTATCGAAAAAGGTACTCCGGGATTTTCGGCAGGCAAAAAAGAGAACAAACTGGGTATGCGTGCTTCGGAAACCGCCTGTTTGTTTTTTGATAATTGTAGGGTTTCTAAAGATAATGTATTAGGTGAGGTAGGCGATGGCTTTGTACAGTCGCTCAAGGTTTTAGATGGTGGTAGAATCTCTATTGCGGCACTTTCATTGGGTATTGCAAAGGGTGCTTACCATGCGGCTGTTCGATACGCCAAAGGACGCGAACAGTTTGGTAAACCTATTGCACAGTTTCAGGCTATTGGCTTTAAACTGGCTGATATGGCAGTTAAAGTTGAGGCCGCAGAACTGATGATCCGCAAGGCCGGTGTGATGAAAACGCATGGAGAAAAGGTGACTAGCATATCGGCCATGGCTAAGTATTACGCATCTGAGATTTGTGTGGAGATAGCGAACGACTGCGTGCAGATCCACGGCGGCTATGGCTATACCAAAGATTACCCTGCCGAAAAATATTACCGCGATGCCAAGCTGTGTACCATAGGTGAAGGGACTTCAGAAATACAGAAGGTTGTAATTTCAAGGGAGATTTTAAATGAAAATTATTGA
- a CDS encoding hydroxymethylglutaryl-CoA lyase, which yields MKIIECPRDAIQGIKHLISTEAKAHYINQLLRVGFDTIDFGSFVSAKAIPQMVDTAAVLDLLDMSNTKSKLLAIVANERGAAEACEFEQIACLGYPFSISETFQLRNTGATITESVDRVKVMQELCMKHNKQLVIYISMGFGNPYGDEWNSDIAIKWVEELSQLQINVFSLADTVGVADPQSISYMFNNLIPAFPELEFGAHLHTTASTVNEKLEAAWQAGCRRFDGAILGYGGCPMAQDELVGNMPTEQLVDFMLNKNQNLSFDKQQVLNLEPSFKQLIAH from the coding sequence ATGAAAATTATTGAATGCCCAAGGGATGCCATCCAGGGAATTAAGCATTTGATTTCGACAGAAGCCAAAGCGCATTACATCAATCAGCTTTTGCGAGTGGGGTTTGATACCATTGATTTTGGCAGTTTTGTATCAGCTAAAGCTATCCCGCAAATGGTAGATACGGCGGCTGTGTTAGATTTGCTGGATATGAGTAATACAAAATCCAAACTGCTGGCTATTGTTGCCAATGAACGCGGTGCTGCCGAGGCCTGTGAGTTTGAGCAGATAGCATGTTTAGGTTACCCGTTTTCGATATCAGAGACGTTTCAATTGCGGAATACGGGCGCAACCATTACTGAATCTGTTGATCGTGTTAAAGTGATGCAGGAGCTGTGTATGAAGCATAATAAACAATTGGTCATATACATCTCAATGGGTTTCGGTAACCCTTATGGCGATGAATGGAATAGTGATATCGCCATTAAGTGGGTGGAGGAGTTGAGCCAATTGCAAATCAATGTGTTTTCACTGGCTGATACCGTGGGTGTGGCTGATCCGCAAAGTATCAGTTATATGTTTAATAACCTGATCCCGGCTTTTCCCGAACTGGAATTTGGGGCACATCTACATACTACTGCATCAACCGTAAATGAAAAACTGGAAGCTGCCTGGCAAGCCGGTTGCCGTAGATTTGATGGCGCTATTTTAGGTTATGGCGGCTGCCCAATGGCACAGGACGAGCTGGTTGGTAATATGCCGACTGAACAATTGGTTGATTTTATGTTGAACAAAAATCAAAACCTGAGTTTTGATAAACAGCAGGTTTTAAACCTCGAACCATCTTTTAAACAATTAATAGCACACTAA